In Malus sylvestris chromosome 2, drMalSylv7.2, whole genome shotgun sequence, the genomic stretch TTGCGAATATGGCTTCTCGGCTTTCGCATTATGTTTCATCTTAGTAGAAATGGTATAGGTTCTTGTTGGATTCTTGTGCAAATATGTCAAtgctttcttgttcttgttctttcttttccaatttttttctttcacattGTTTCTTTAGAGATGGTTTCTGTGGGAAATATATTGTTGTTCATCTTAAAGATATAATCATATTTCATTCCGACCAAGCAGTAGGAATTGGTGTTGATTTTTGAAGTATTCATGCTCATAGTTTCATTTGGAACATTGTAGCTTGTACTGTTAGGTTGTTAGGTTTTCATGGTCATAGATAGTGGAACCAATGAGCAGTTGCACAAGGCAAATAGTTACACGCAGTAGGGTTCTAAGGCCGACAAGAGGAAGCATGACACTTCCCCAAAGTGGAAAGAAGCAAAACCTTATTGCATTTGCTTTTACCTCAGTGTTTGTAGTTGCTTGTTATTGCCACAAGTTGGGCGAGTGTGTTGAGTTCTATGGGGGTAATGGAGCTTCTCTCCCTTTAAAGAGATGCCGGCGTGGGAGGAATGGCTGTCAAGTCCAGGTAGAGGTCAATGTCTAGACTTTCCTCGCCTTGAGAAGTTGACTTTAGAGAAAAGTCCGAAGCTGAGGGGAAACTTGCCTGATCATCTTCCTTCCTTGAAAAAGCCTTTTGTGTCCGATTGCGGGGTTATACATGAAAGGGTTACCAGAACTCGATGGATACCCTGGTCTCTCATAGTTAACACGAAGTCCTTGCCACAATCTCTTCAGGAGCTGAAGATGTTAGATGCCCGAGTCTCGTTGTTACTAGAGACGGAGAATGGGCAAATTTCGAAAAAGCGTGGGACAGAAGAACGCTGGATAGAAGAATGCCGGGAGAGATATCGGGTGCAAGACAGACCAAAGGAAAGAATCAGGAGAAATGCAGATGCACAAACATTTTGACCAAGTGTTCTGTGAGTACGTTTTCTTTGGGTACATTGATGGGATTAAACCGTGATCTTTCAAATGTCAATTCACATCATACAGTTCGGTTTTGGTCTCCACCTTAACTTTAGGTGCAGCATCACCACTTTATTTCATGTGTCATAGCAGGGGACATAAAACAACACGTTATGCAACAAAATTAATCAAATCCCGGCGTCTTCCCCTTCTCGAATACTTGAAATCAAATCACCCGACCTTTCATAAAGTTTACATTCTTGTTACCATTCTAATTTCCAAGAAAACACACCCAGGGCCCTCGGTGCATATCTTTTTCTTCTCGTCTCTCTTCTCACATGACCCTCACACGAGGAGAATGGGCACGAGGAGTGAGATACGAAGAAGGTATACCGCGAAGTGTACTTAAGTTTTTAGACTTGTACTTTCTCCTTTCCTCTCTTACAAGAATGGGCAACTCACTTTGCTGTAAATTAAGGGTTGGAGTTGGACACTTTGCTTCAGTATACGAACACATTAACTTGTTGCAGCATGGGAGAACTTATCTGCGACATGATGTTGTCGAAGTCGGCTAAACATCAAATTCAAGCAGCCCTAAACATCAAATTCAAGCCTTGGTCCACCTTGCTACACCAAAGAGATGTTTTATACTTTGGATCAGAGGCATGCTTTTTGTCATATTGATCAAGGGACCGTTGAACGCAGTATTGACCATGTGTATTTATTACCTGAAATTAAACAAGCAAACGAGTAAGTTACACTTCCTTAAAATTTAACATGATTCTCAGTTTACTACTAAACTTTCATATTGAATCAAATAAAGTTGAAACTATGAATTAGTGCGGATGTAGAAACTCTGTTTGGATACTTGGATTACTCATGGCATGAATTACGTGAGAAATTCCAAAAACACTAGTTTGGATACTTGGATAACTCATCCATGAAACCCATTTTCAATGTATTGCTCACCAACCTACCTACCACCGTAACGGTGGCTTGTCCTAAGAACACACAACTCTTCATTGCTACTTTCATACGCTACTTTTAAGGATTGAACCATGGCTCTACAGAATTGAAATGGATTATTATATCTACCACATCGATCAACATTCTAGTTAATCTATTTCTGTGGTACCACCAAACCGTATTATGTCATGAGCCCAATATAGTAGACTGACTGACTGGCAAAAGAAGCATCTAAGATTTGTACATAAGAAAATACTGAGGGCAATGCAAACATCCCAAACACATATCACAGGGTAAGGGAGCCGGGAGGGCAATGCGATAGACATTCAGGAACCCTTGCAGGTAAACTCTATCTGCACAAGCCAAATTCTATACGCAAACTTGATATACAATGTTTCTGAAGTTACCTCTCGAATTCTTCCAGACCCAAAACTCTGTAGCTTTGAAATCCATCCTTTGGATGACAGAAGGTGGTTTGCTTAGTGGGTAACAAATTACGTCCATCTTCATCTGTGCAAATATCAAGACCACAAGCTCTACAAAGAGACTCCAAATCTGATTCCTGATAAACCACATGCAGCTTTTACAAGTTCAGAAAATAATAAAcgtaaaataataaatttgagtgattagcaaaaataataataaattttcgTAGATCCCAGTTATTGATAGCCTACCGTCATCATCAAGAGCTTAGACAAGTGTGCCAGCGGATACGGATGAAGCCTGTATCCACCATTATTTATACACAAGACAGCTAGCGCTCGAACCTTTTTAAGTTAAGAAACACAAGAAATAAGAGACAATTTTATCATCACAAGCATTGAAGAATTACAGAGAGATGACTGAAATAAACTTTCACAAGTATCAGTGTGGATTAgccttaaaacacttaaacaagaCTCAGAACTTAACATTAACAAAATCCACGGTCCTAGAAAGACAGGTGAAACTTATCCTACTGTTTTGTAGTGGTCGATAATACAAGAAACCAGCCTGAAAGCGAAATGATTACACTGTATATAATGGTTTAAAAGattattaaaaaacattttaaaCTTAATTAGTTTCAACGACCTCTTACCTGATTGATATAAGGCTCGAGAATGCAGTATTGAAGATAAGATGCCTCAGCTGCTATAGTGCTTAAGAAACACTTATAGTTGCCCATCCGGAAAAATCTGTTGCAGAAACAAATTATCTTTCTACTTTATACCCCATGCTAATGAAAACATTCACACattgaaaaagaacaaaaacctTTAATCATACTAATTATCTCTAAACAAGAAATAACATTAAAGGGAAGTTAAATTACCGTAAAATCTTTCGGGAAAAGCACATTTCCTTCGATTTGATTAACAAAGAAGGCAAGTGAGAAAACCACCATGAAAGGGACTCTCCCTGGGACCAGAACAAACAATGTTCACATATATAGGACACAATACAAAACGGAAACCAAGAAGAAATAGAATGaataaacataaaaacgcaataGAGACAAACCATCGGTTGGGTGTTAGGACCAAGATGAAGCAGCACATAAAACGAACAAAACTCAGCTTCGTTTTCATATGTAGAATTGGAATGCCTATGTGCTTCATACAGATCAAATAGAGATGTCAAAGTCTTTGCAAGCTGTTCCATGTTGAGGTAATGGGTTGAAGAAGTATTTTGACTGCGACAACCTCGAAGCTTGCGTAGGGATATGATATGAAATTTGACCTGTACAATAAATACTGTAACTTAAAAACTATTTTGGCATTTCTAAAGGTTGAGAGTTCTATATTCATAACATTTTTGGTAATGCATATTTCTTTCGATATTTTAAAATCCATAATATTCTGAACTGGACAATAATTGATTTCACGACACATGGAAACAactacatcaacagatttaCATGTCTATGAAATGAAACTATTAACTCCATATGGCATACTATGAAAATGAAGCTTCAAACATAGTGGCAATTAAAAGGTTTTGCAGGATACCCATACCATTTTCTCATACATGTGGATGACCTTATCGTTGACAACATTCTGCATGCTAAGATCCTGTCTTATCGACCTTGTTCGATCAAAGAGGAAGTCATGAACCACTTCAACAGGATATTCTCTAGAATCAAACAAGTTTAAAAGGTAATTTAAGGTGTCTTCCAACACAGGGAGCGGCCGAACATCCGATGCTTCAACTTGTTTGTTAGACGTAGTTCTGAAAAACTAGTGGAAGAAAAAACGTGTTAGCTTCTTAAATTTGCAATACATTTGAATGAGTTGCAGCATTAAAGTTACAGGAAACAATCAGAAATTTGGATTTTGTAAGGTAATTATTTTCATCAACCAATAATTAAGAAATTACGATTCTTCCAATCAACATAACCCTACAGTCGAAATCCATTCCCCTCACTGAAATCCTTACATTCAGTTGATACTTCAGGTGCATTTGGTTGCACGAATTTGGCATCACATAGTCATTTACTTGACATTCTACTTTGATGATATTGAACTTGGCAGCGTCATAATTCTAATTTGGagaagcttaattttcatgtggTATCCCAATCATTCCCTTGCTGTCAAACCAATTTGATTAACGCTATAGCCTAAGGCCTTGGCTGGTGTCTAGGATTAGATTGGAACAGATAATCCGCAATATTTAGGGTATGTTTgactaaagaaatgaaaaactgGCGTCCTAAATGACGGTAGAAGACGGATTACTCATTAAGGAAATTTATCCTTCCATCCCATCCCAAAAATGGTAGGATTAGAAGGGATAAGTTCCCCTTATTTCCAACACCTTCACACCTCGACATTTACTCtgttatccattccaatccGATCCGATCCTTGATACCAAATGAGGCCTAAAGTGTAAGCTTGTTGGGCACCCAAAACCCATCTTTGCATAAGAAATCAACAAACTTAATGGATCATCGGAACAAATCAAATTACCATTCCAAACAAAAAGGTTGGATTTTCCCCCTGATAATACTGATTTAAGTAATTATCCAATCGAATCAAGAGAAGATTAATGTATGAAGGTGTAATCATGTAATCTTACTTTTTTAACAGCGAGGTCCGGAGATGATTGTCTTGGATTTCCATGGAGCCTCTCAAACACCGCTAAATCACGAAGCCGCTCACGCTGCGCCCTCTCTCCTTCCGGGCACATCAAAGGGCAAGTGCCCACTATGGCGGGAACGTCGGAATGATTATCTACGGCGTCTTTTTGTGCTTTCTCAGCACCAGTTGCGCCTCCGCTCGAGGATTTGGGAGTTGCGGCGGAGGTGGGTTTCGAAACGAACCTGTTCGAGCGGCCACGCGTGGATTGGGAAGAAGAAACGTTTCGACCACGCCCTCGCCTCTCCATttccaccttcttcttccttctctctctctctctctctctctctctctctgtctcctcGACTTTTGGTACCAATCAGCTGGCTGATCGAGTTTTGGTAAATACCTGCTTCTTTTTGTCTGAACTCTGAAGTCAAACTCTCTGAACTCCCTTGGTTCTGAACGCTCCAACTCAAAACAACTCCACTCCTTCCATACCAAGTAGTTTTCTAATTTATTGATGCTATCACTCTACTAAAAAAACATCTCATTTACCTTGGAACAAAAAATATCAttcatctctactaattaataaaatactcaCCGTCAACTAAAACTCTATGAAAATATCAGTTTAAccttctaattaaaacagaatatgaataagaaatatgagaCATAagtgtaatttcacacaaccaaattttgttattttttttttcaaaacctcacctacatgtaatcctaacatatctctaattaaaaaaaatttaaaaattaaaaaataaaaaaaaattcctactcctacattctctatcactctcttcctctctccctctattggaaaatttggaaaaataaccaaattttagatctcatatagaattataaccactatttttattttatgataattataaccaaaacttGATGTAAAAGTATTAATATACCCTTAATACTAGGGTTTCTCACAACAACCATAACACAACCCTTAAACTACCTTAAAATGTTGAGGATTACTGCAGATTAAGGCCACTGAATTAGCTTTCTCTTTAATTAGTATGGCAAGTTATGAGAATGTTCTTAAGAAGGTACTAATTCTATggctaattattattttttaattagataCTTGGATTTAGTGTTTCACTAACTAAATTGCATACATTCTGATATATTTTTCCAATGGATGAAGAAAGAATACGAAATTGCATATGCAAAGTGAATagtgaaaacaaaaaagtgatgaagattaatttctcattttaagatagtttaaaGGTTTGTTTTGATTGTTGTGAGAAACCCTAAtattaagggtatattagtacttttacatcaaattttggttctaattatcataaaattataatagtagctataattctatatgaggtctaaaatttggttatttttccaaatttcccccttctatttcaaaaacaaaaaataaaaaattttctcacacactttgtgtgtgcccatatgctagtactattattaagaaaaccctccttgttaacttttttttttcttattttgccctcactttgaTACACACTATTGACAaaatgagggcaaaatagtaattttgtaccttttgacaaaatgacaatcatatccctatttttcctattttaccctcttttttatacttatttttccaattttaccctcacttttgacACACAATATTTATATAAGGAGGACAAAcaagtaattatgtaatattaatatgcacttattaagagaaattgttcacacacacaaagtgtgtgttCTCTGCTAGTTTTATTAAAGATAAGTGGGAGCTCTTTCTCGAAACACTTTGTGACTGACGTACAAAATGTTTTGTTTATGATCGAAACTGCTCATATTTATAAATCATTACGTAAaatcatttctgaaaaaaattaatagaacATGAGATGGTTCAATCATCAAAGTGGGTAAAAGCGTTACAGACCGCTAATTTATTTTACCAGTTATTTGATTAAAATAATCTTGATTTACAAAATGATTTATAACATGAACGGTTTTAATCATAAATCTGCAGTTTGTAAATCAACAACAGAGTGTTTTGTGGAGGAGTCTTTCATCGTCCTTGATGAGCCAAGCATTGTTCATATTTTACGATTGGAACTTGATATTCGCTCTAATTTGGTCAAAGTATGTCTATTTCGTGAAAATATGGTTTAATATGATGACATGAAAGGGTAAATCAATAATTAAGATAAATAGATATAAGACCAATTATATAGACGATTGTTAGGTTTAATCCATGCGATTTTGCTTCTCAATCTAGGTTAATTGACTTTTGACCTAACTAAACAACTTTTCTATTTTATCATAATACGTCTTCATATTTTCAAGGAAAGacagaaagaaaaattaatgatgGTTGATCAACATGCACCGAAAGGAAGTGAGTCACATGCACGGAGGGTTACTCGGTcattgacacttacaaaaaaaaagtcatcctacactaaaaaaagaaaaaatttgtaCGGAAGGATTGCATGATGACATATTTATACAAAAGGATTGCATGATAACATATTTGGAGCGCCAATAACATCACCAAAATGAAACGTGGATATTCCACATAGAAACAACATTTCCATTAACCAAATGAAACGTGGTGATGTTATAAAGATAAGAATCAAATTCAGCAAATACATTAAAAACAAGAATGTAATAATTTATGAGCTGCTACTATTGCTTTGCTACCAATCTTTTTGTCAAGTTCATATGCTGTCCCAAGGCAGCATTCATATGCTACAGTACATTGTCAGGAATCATCACCGCACTAGGAACAGTTATATATTAAGAATCCGCACGCACATCTATTGACGAGCTACGAGCAAGAGGTTTGCATGGAAAAAACCTACCTCAGTCAAAAATTCTCTCCCCCGTCGAGAACAGTAAAAATACTAGAGAACTGAAAATGCAGAGCAAACCCGGGATAAAGAACACCAATCTCCAGCTCTCTGGACTCGAAAGACTCGAATCAACACTTCTTGCGGCTTCAAGAAGTTTGCCGGTCAGATCAACTCCAATAATGCCAGCTAACGTACCAGCAGTGTTGGAAACTCCCATCACAATGCCTGCATATCTTGGGGCAATATCCATGTGGTTCACTGCAAAACCAGCTCTCCCAAGTGCCAAGAAACCCAGAGCAACAGAAGAGCAGAGGACAGCTCCACTAGACGTTCTGAAGATGGGAATTGCCATCAGTGCAAGAGAAGCAACTATGAACCCTATGGTGTTCAAGAGCTTCCGCGTTCTAGTAACAGACAAGATTCTCTTTGTGACCAAGTGATCAGCAACCACCCCACCTATGTTTGAGAAAATAAACATGTTGAGATACGGCAACATCTTAGAAGAACCCATTTCCTGAAGGCTAAGCTGGAGGCCCAATTCAAAGTATGTCGGCAGCCAGTTCATTAACACATACAAAGCGTAGTGAAATGTGAAATTATTAACCACAATTGCCCAAACTGGCAAACTGAGTAAAATTCTCTTCCATGGGATTTTCGCAGATCTGATGGAACTTCCTCCATTCTCTATTTTCAATTTATGACTTCCATTGATTGGCAACATTGACTCCCCAAAACCAGCAGCTGTGGCTTTTGGATGTTCTGAGCGAGGTGGGTCGCTGGCATACTTGAACCAAAGCAAAGACCACATGGCACCTAGTGCTGCCTCAGCAAGAAAGACATCCTGCGGGCCTCTATACTTTACAAGGCTCGGAAGAAAAAGCATTCCTGCAGCGGCACCTAGGTACATACCAGAAGTCGTAAGAGAAACAGATCTGGATCTTTCATGCGGTGGAACCCACTGTGCTAGAACTGTGTGGATTGAGGGGAATATAAAACCTTGTGCGACACCAACAAGCAGCCGAGCAATTACCATGACAAAGACTCGATTGGGGTCCAAAGGGACCAATGCACAAGTAGCTGACCATAATACAAATGAAAGGAGAAGAACCTTCCTTCCCCCAATTTTCTGGGCTGCCCAGCCTCCAGGCACCTGTGAACAAGCATAACCATAATAGAATGTAGAAAGAATTGTGCCTTTACTTGCTTGATTTACCCCAGCAGCATCAGCAGCAAAAGTGTATGCAATTGAAAACCCGACACGTTCTATATAGCAAACAGATGTGCAGATGAAGGTCAATATGACGACTAAATAACGCTTTGGAAATTTCATCGTCCTCATACCTCACCTTTTGTGACCCTTATAAGAACTTAGCATTGCCAATATTTCCTTCCAAATATTTTCGTATTTTCTTTAGAAAAATCAACTTTGTCAATGTTATCAACTGTAGCTATTATGTCTGCTATCTTTGGGTGAGCTGACTTTTAACAGCTCACGTTTCTTACAAAAGTGGTTCAGAAGAGGAAAGCAGCAACTTCACAAGTATCACAAATCAATGCTTAGATATGTTGAATAATCTGCAGGAGGAAAAAGTGGTTTAGAAGAGGAAAGAAGCAGCTTCACAACTTGTTTGAACAGCAACAAAACAACATAGCAtaccaaaaaaaccaaaaccattgTACAGGGGCTTCCAAGATCCAAGAAAGTGCTTTGTCAGTCAAAATTTAGACAGAGCCCTCTTCATTTTTTATGGCATTATCACTTCTATTAGTTCTATAATGTATACACGGACTCACACCCCTCGGATTCCATATTGTTTGGGTGACCACGTTTTAAATAGAAAAACACATCGATGAATCAACAGCCTTGGCACAGTATTCATGTACAGCAAAGGAGGCAAATCTAGGAAAAATTGGCAATACATATATCCATGGAAGGATGCATGTAATTTTAGGGTCTTGACCAGTGTTTTAAAACACGAGCCTTGAGGAGCACCTAGGCGGCCTTCGAGGTGGGGCGGTGAGGAAAACGCCTATGCCCAACGGGAGTAGGTTTAAACTCGCCTAGGCATGGTTGAGGCGCACCTGAGATGTCAGCTGAGGCCTTTTTTCAGGGTTATGGTTTCTCACCTACAatggagaattttttttatttgattgttgattattcTTCTATAATGTTTGATTTCGACTCTATTAtcgatatattatatattatatatataattaataattttagGTCCCATGAGGCTTCACCTCACGCCTCAAGGCTTTCGCCTAGGCAGGGCTATCCATGAAACATCTTGGCTTCACATTCTTGACATAGATAGGGGGTTGAAGTGTTTATCTTTCCCCCATATCAGGGTTTTGGCAAAATTTATCCCGAATTGGCAAACCCTAAATCTTAATTAATCTCATTGTGACCCAAGTAACCAAAAGTATGCCCTAATTGCACTTATCCAGAAAATTTCCCTCAACTGATCATAAGGAATCCAAGACAATCATTGAGCAGACAGGAAACAAAAGAACTGACTCACCATTTGCAATTCTTTCATCTCTTTTCAGACCCTTTCTAGCCCATTTGTAGACAAGTGAATCATTGAGTTGCGAATCAATTCTTCCATCAGTTTGTGGGTGACCATTTCAGACCACCACCATGTACAAATTAGAGACCTTCCACACAAAGATCAACACCCCAAAATTTGAACAGCAAAGAATTTCTTCTTAACTTGCATTTTTCAGCACTGAAGATCAGTGTGAATTTGTTAAAGACTCTCAGTCACTCTTTGTTCCCTCTATTTCGGTCCCACTCTGTCACCCCCTCTCTTTGTTTCATGCATCATCACCCCAATTATGTATTGttagcattttttatttttttgtgtttacttttgtgccttcgcccatgagcggtaggtctcgggttcgagacttgggagcagcctctccataaatgggggtaaggctagccgacattcacctctcccagaccctgcgtaaagcgggagccttgtgcactggtacgaccttttttttttacttttgtgcCATAGGCATGGCAACATACTTTATTGCTTTGGTTTACTTATGTATTGCCATCATTTATTCTATGTTAATTCCCAACTCTAATCAATTGTATTGCTACGTTTAATAACTGATTGGactctttgttttttctttatttggttaACACTCTTTGTTTCCTTATCTACTAGCCAATTCTACTCTGAAACGTGAATTCCCACAAATAATATATTTTGAGCAATCAAGAGTGAAAACTGAAGGCCTAAACTGCCTTGCAGTTGAAGCAATTCTGTACCCAATACAATTTAGTTGCAGACACTAAAAACTTATCTAAAATATAACTATTAAGAGTGAAACAATACAGAGTTAGATACATACACGAAAGCAAGAAAAAGGTCAACAAAACCAACTTTAGGTTCCAAAATCAAAATCCTCAAACCCTATAAAAAAACAGAAATGCAGAATCTTAAGAACCTGAAGAAGGACAGATTATATTCCAAAGTGAAACTTTCCTGAAGGTGAAGTTGAAGCAAAATCCCAGTTTGGTCTGAAACTTCCTAAAAGTCTCTAAATTGAAAATCCAAAGAACTTACTTCCGGGTTCTTTTGTTCTCTCATTTGGATCTACATTTTGTAGGGGTGATCAAACCCGTTGGCCACTAAAAAGAACGAACATTCTATGATTGAACTAAAATGAAACCAGGTCAACTGAAAAGCAAAATTCGTGAAGATCCAACTTTTTTCAAGCATTTCACAGGACCCCAACCCAGATGTACAAACTCTCCTATGTATTTCTAAATCTTCAACTACATTATCAAGTACAACAACACAATGtacattcaaaacaaaaatcatacaaagatcaattgaaaacaaaaggtcCCCAATTGATAATTCACAAATAAGACAATAATTGAATCCGTTAATCAGAACAATTTAGCAGATTAAAATCCCTAATTCCGAAATCCCCAAATCCAAATTCAGACGATAAAACTGAAACTAAATGGcaagaagaagagaagtaggGTCCTAGGAGGTTGAGAGATCGGAGGTACGGTGGCGTATTTAAATTTGAACAACcataagaagaagaggaggaggcgGAGAAGGAGCTACCAGTTAGAGAGCATAGCAGAGGAGAGGAGGATGGAAACGCGGCGCCTGGATCCGTGGAGGGGCTGAAGCACTGCTGATACTGCTGATGCGATAAATTAGAAATTTGGACTCTTATGAGTCTTTCTTTTCTGTCATTCtttctttttgggtttgaaaactACCGGCTGCGGCACTTTTTTACGGGAACTCGGGATATTTCACTGTTTTAACCGTGATTAAGATTTTAACGATTAATTTTCTTTCTGAAAATGAGAATCTTAGGCGTGCACCGAtaaattgaaaggaaaactaatgaaaatgatttgaaaattttgagttttaataataaggacaaaataaaaggtagagtgaatagtaccaggtttgactttttagtgttaaaatgtggtttttcgttaaagtgaacagtaccataggcttttcgttaaaactccctaaattgAATTAAATAGAATTTAGAATAAGGATGAA encodes the following:
- the LOC126609617 gene encoding SAC3 family protein C, translated to MERRGRGRNVSSSQSTRGRSNRFVSKPTSAATPKSSSGGATGAEKAQKDAVDNHSDVPAIVGTCPLMCPEGERAQRERLRDLAVFERLHGNPRQSSPDLAVKKFFRTTSNKQVEASDVRPLPVLEDTLNYLLNLFDSREYPVEVVHDFLFDRTRSIRQDLSMQNVVNDKVIHMYEKMVKFHIISLRKLRGCRSQNTSSTHYLNMEQLAKTLTSLFDLYEAHRHSNSTYENEAEFCSFYVLLHLGPNTQPMGESLSWWFSHLPSLLIKSKEMCFSRKILRFFRMGNYKCFLSTIAAEASYLQYCILEPYINQVRALAVLCINNGGYRLHPYPLAHLSKLLMMTESDLESLCRACGLDICTDEDGRNLLPTKQTTFCHPKDGFQSYRVLGLEEFER
- the LOC126609584 gene encoding probable anion transporter 5 → MRTMKFPKRYLVVILTFICTSVCYIERVGFSIAYTFAADAAGVNQASKGTILSTFYYGYACSQVPGGWAAQKIGGRKVLLLSFVLWSATCALVPLDPNRVFVMVIARLLVGVAQGFIFPSIHTVLAQWVPPHERSRSVSLTTSGMYLGAAAGMLFLPSLVKYRGPQDVFLAEAALGAMWSLLWFKYASDPPRSEHPKATAAGFGESMLPINGSHKLKIENGGSSIRSAKIPWKRILLSLPVWAIVVNNFTFHYALYVLMNWLPTYFELGLQLSLQEMGSSKMLPYLNMFIFSNIGGVVADHLVTKRILSVTRTRKLLNTIGFIVASLALMAIPIFRTSSGAVLCSSVALGFLALGRAGFAVNHMDIAPRYAGIVMGVSNTAGTLAGIIGVDLTGKLLEAARSVDSSLSSPESWRLVFFIPGLLCIFSSLVFLLFSTGERIFD